A stretch of DNA from Acidovorax carolinensis:
TCAAGGGTGTGCATGTGGAATCGCTCTCGCGCGACGAGCGCGCGCGCCTGCGCCGGCAGTACTTTGGCTTTGTGTTCCAGGGCTTCAACCTGCTGGCGCGCACCTCGGCGCAGGAAAACGTCGAGCTGCCCCTGCTGTACCGGGGCGAATCGGCCACCGCGCGCCACGCTGCGGCGGCGCGCGCGCTCGATGCCGTGGGCCTCAAGGGCTGGGAGCACCACACCCCGTCCGAGCTGTCGGGCGGCCAGCAGCAGCGCGTGGCCATTGCCCGCGCCATCGTCACCGAGCCGGCCGTGCTGCTGGCCGACGAGCCCACCGGCAACCTCGACACCCAGCGCAGCCAGGAAATCATGGAGCTGCTATGGCGGCTCAATGCCGACCAGGGCATCACTGTGCTGATGGTCACCCACGAGCCCGACATGGCGGCCTATGCGCGGCGCATTGTGCGCTTTGTCGATGGCAGGGTGGACAGCGATGCGCCCAACCCGCACCCCGTGGGTCTGCGCGCCCCCATGCCTGCACTGCCGCAGGCGGAGGTGGCCTGATGCTTTTGAACACCCTTCTTCTGGCGCTGCGCTCGATCCGGCGCAACCTGATGCGCTCGTTTCTCACCATCCTGGGCATCGTGATCGGCGTCAGTGCCGTCATCACCATGGTTACGCTGGGCAATGGCGCCACCATGGCGGTGCAAAACCAGATCTCGGGCCTGGGCACCAACCTGCTGCAGGTGCGCCCCGGCCAGCGCATGGGGCCCGGCGGCGGCTCGGGCGCCCCCGCGTTCAAGGACACCGATGCCGACGCCATTGCCCAGCAGATCGGCGGCATTCTGGCCGTGGCGCCCGAGGCGCGGGCCAGCGCCACCGTGGTGGCCGGTGGGCGCAACTGGACCACCAGCATCATCGGCAGCACCAATGCCTGGCTGCAGACGGGCAACTGGGCCGTGCGCACCGGGCGGGTTTTTTCGGACGCCGAGCTGCGCGCCGGTGCCGCCGTGTGTCTGATTGGCGAAACCGTGCGCCGCGAGCTCTATGGCACACGCGACGCCGTGGGCGAGCAATTGCGGGTGAAGGCGTTTTCGTGCGAGGTGGTGGGCGTGCTGGCCTCCAAAGGGCAGGGCGCCTTTGGCAACGACCAGGACGACACCGTGCTGGTGCCCCTGCGCACGCTGCAGCGCCGCGTCACCGGCAACACGCGCGTGAACACCCTGCTGGTGTCCATGCAGGATGGCAGCGACCCCGAGCGGGTGAAGGCCAGCCTCACGCAGCTGCTGCGCGAGCTGCGCAAGCTCGCCGATACCGACGAAGAC
This window harbors:
- a CDS encoding ABC transporter ATP-binding protein, translating into MSEASPLIRLRGVTKVYGEGALAFQALKGVDLDITQGDFVAIMGPSGSGKSTAMNTLGCLDRPTAGEYLFKGVHVESLSRDERARLRRQYFGFVFQGFNLLARTSAQENVELPLLYRGESATARHAAAARALDAVGLKGWEHHTPSELSGGQQQRVAIARAIVTEPAVLLADEPTGNLDTQRSQEIMELLWRLNADQGITVLMVTHEPDMAAYARRIVRFVDGRVDSDAPNPHPVGLRAPMPALPQAEVA
- a CDS encoding ABC transporter permease, which encodes MLLNTLLLALRSIRRNLMRSFLTILGIVIGVSAVITMVTLGNGATMAVQNQISGLGTNLLQVRPGQRMGPGGGSGAPAFKDTDADAIAQQIGGILAVAPEARASATVVAGGRNWTTSIIGSTNAWLQTGNWAVRTGRVFSDAELRAGAAVCLIGETVRRELYGTRDAVGEQLRVKAFSCEVVGVLASKGQGAFGNDQDDTVLVPLRTLQRRVTGNTRVNTLLVSMQDGSDPERVKASLTQLLRELRKLADTDEDNFNVLDTKQLADTLSGTTKVMTMLLGAVAAVSLLVGGIGIMNIMLVSVTERTREIGLRLAIGALEREVLLQFLIEAVVLAALGGLIGIVLATGASIGLSALMDVPYIFNPGVNLLSFVFSAGIGVVFGYFPARRAARMDPIDALRHE